From a region of the Alphaproteobacteria bacterium genome:
- a CDS encoding TRAP transporter large permease, translated as MPFLIIGILLALVVAAVPVAAVLGILSLSLDEIFMRGRRSLMLGDFIWEQSIEYILVAIPMFILLGEIMLRSGIALRMYNAVVQWLSWMPGGLMHANIGSCAIFAASSGSSVATAATVGTVAYPEIEKRNYHEKLFLGSLAAGGTLGILVPPSINLIIYGLLTDSSVPELYLAGIFPGIALAVLFMGVIAIACIWKKDWGGDKVETNWAERIRVLPDLLPPVLLFMAVVGSIYAGVATPTEAASIGVVFALIIAAWNKALSVEMLKLAFEGTMRSSSMIMLIILAAVFLNFVLGFMGVTQTILTTIKDLGWTPMETMIVIILFYLLLGMFMETLSMMLTTIPVVFPIVMHMGFDPIWFGIMIIVLMEAALITPPIGINLYVVHGIRSRGGKFNDVSVGAVPFLIAMFVLIAVLLIVPDLATWLPDVVYH; from the coding sequence ATGCCCTTCCTGATCATTGGAATCTTGCTTGCCCTGGTCGTCGCGGCGGTGCCGGTGGCCGCCGTTCTCGGCATCCTCAGCCTTTCTCTCGACGAAATCTTCATGCGTGGCCGGCGGTCGCTGATGCTCGGCGATTTCATCTGGGAACAGAGCATCGAGTACATCCTGGTGGCCATTCCCATGTTCATTCTGCTGGGCGAGATCATGCTGCGCTCCGGTATCGCGCTACGCATGTACAACGCCGTGGTGCAGTGGCTTTCCTGGATGCCCGGCGGCCTGATGCACGCCAACATTGGCTCCTGCGCCATTTTCGCCGCCTCCTCGGGATCCTCCGTGGCCACGGCGGCCACCGTCGGCACGGTGGCCTACCCCGAGATCGAGAAGCGCAACTACCATGAAAAGCTGTTCCTGGGATCGCTGGCGGCGGGCGGCACGCTGGGCATCCTGGTGCCGCCCTCGATCAACCTGATCATCTACGGCCTGCTCACCGACTCATCGGTGCCCGAGCTCTACCTCGCGGGCATCTTCCCGGGCATCGCGCTGGCGGTCCTGTTCATGGGCGTCATCGCCATCGCCTGTATTTGGAAGAAGGATTGGGGCGGCGACAAGGTGGAGACCAATTGGGCCGAGCGCATCCGGGTGCTGCCCGATTTGCTGCCGCCGGTGCTGCTCTTCATGGCCGTGGTGGGCTCGATTTACGCCGGCGTCGCCACGCCCACCGAGGCGGCTTCGATCGGCGTCGTCTTCGCCCTCATCATCGCGGCCTGGAACAAGGCCCTCAGCGTCGAGATGCTGAAGCTGGCCTTCGAGGGCACCATGCGCTCGTCCTCGATGATCATGCTGATCATCCTGGCCGCCGTGTTCCTCAATTTCGTGCTCGGTTTCATGGGCGTCACGCAGACCATCCTGACCACCATCAAGGACCTGGGTTGGACGCCCATGGAGACGATGATCGTCATCATCCTCTTCTATCTCCTGCTCGGCATGTTCATGGAGACGCTCTCGATGATGCTGACGACGATTCCGGTGGTCTTCCCCATCGTCATGCACATGGGCTTCGACCCCATCTGGTTCGGCATCATGATCATCGTGCTCATGGAAGCAGCCCTGATCACGCCGCCCATCGGCATCAACCTTTACGTCGTGCATGGCATTCGCTCGCGCGGCGGCAAGTTCAACGACGTCAGCGTGGGCGCCGTGCCCTTCCTGATCGCCATGTTCGTGCTCATCGCCGTCTTGTTGATTGTGCCCGATCTGGCCACCTGGCTGCCCGACGTGGTCTATCACTAG